The genomic interval GCTGGCTGTCGAACGGGCCGCCCGGCGCCAGGCGCATCATGAAGAACGACAGGGTGACGATGATGAACAGGGTGGGAATGGCGCCCAGCAGCCGCCGGATAGCATAAGAGAACATCGCTTGCTGCCGGCCCCACACCCTTTGCTTCGGCGTTAATCAAACTCTGCGACGGTTAAGGCGATGTCAATGCGCGATTGCGCGCCACGCGATGGACGTCGCGGAAGATTTCAGCAAATCGTGCGTGCACGTAATATTCGCAAAAGCTGCCTCATTGCGAGGCCATCCAGACCTCCCAGCGCGGATCGATATCGGCGCCGTGGAGCTGCCACCACTCGTCGTCCACCGCGAAGGCCGTCGCGAAGTGCGCCGGCGCGGTCGGAAGGTAGGGCGTCATGTCGGTCCCGAGCTCCGGATTCCTGACGACCAGGGGCAGGGCGGACCGTCGCGCCGGCCCATAGGGCACCCAGCTCGCGACGCCCGCGAGCGCTTGCGGGGCGGTCGCGAACCGCACGAACTCCATCGCCACGTCCTTGTGCGGATTGCCCTTGGGCACGCCGAAGACGTCGAGCTCGTAGAGCTGGTCGTCCCAGATCACGCTCACGGCCCGATGGTGCTGGGCCGCGTCGTAGACGTCGCCGTCGAGCACGGTGGCGAAGGCGGCGCGGCCGTCGTTGAGCATGGCGATCGCGTCGGCCGAATTGCTCCACCAGACCAGCGAACCCTTGAGCGTCGAAAGCTTGGTCAGGGCGCGGTCGATCCCGACCGGCGTCAGCAAGGCATCGTAAACATCCGCCGGCTTCAGGCCGTCGGCCAGGAGGGCGAGTTCGAGGTTGAATTTGGCGCCCCGGCGCAGCGCTCTCGGACCGGGAAAGCGCTTCAGGTCGAAGAAATCGGCGGCGGTCTGCGGGTGCGCCTGGCCGTAGCGGCGGGGCGAATAGGCGATGACCTGGGAATAGACCACGCTGCCGACCCAGCACGGTCCGATGGCGTTCTTCACGAAATCCTTCGCGGCCGGCGTTCCGTCCGCGCCCGGCAGAAGGCTGGCGGCGTCGATATGCTCGAGCAGGCCCTGGCGGCAGGCGGCGATGGCGTCGGGAAGCTCGAAATCCATCACGTCCCATTCATAGCGGCCGCTGCCGATCATCTGCTGCAGCTCCCTCAGGCCCCCGTCATAAAGTGCGATGCGGACGTCATAGCTTTTCGCCTCACCGAAGGTGCGGAACATGGCGTTGGCCTGGGCCCGGCTATAGGGGCCGGACCAGGTGGCGACGGTGAGGACGGGCAGGGTGCGGGTCAGCCAGAAATAGGCGCCCACAAGCACGACCAGCACCGCGCCGGCCACGCCCAGGATGATGATGGTCCGTCTCTTCATGCCGCGCCTCAGTGAATGCCGAACATGCCCTTTAGCGTATCGCCGACCGATTTACTTTTCTTCTTCGTGTTCGCCGGCGGTCCGGTCAGGCCGTTCAGCAGGCCGGCGATGGGGGCGGTTCCGGTGTTCAGGAGGCCGCCGATCAGGCCGGTCACGGCACCCGCGAGGTCGGGCACATAGCGCACATGGCGCCACGGCCCGGTGATCGCGAAGGGCACGCCGACATCCAGAAGCTTCAGCTTCCCGCCGATCGAGGCCTTGGGCTCGATGCGATAGACGATGGTCTGGTTGCCGAGGTCGAGGGCGCCGGCGCCCGTCATGTTGACGAAGGCGCTGGAGAGCTTGAGGTCCTTGTTCGTCAGGATGCCGTTCGCGATCGTGAAGCTGCCGCCGAACCTGTCGAAATCGGTGACGGCTT from Rhizomicrobium sp. carries:
- a CDS encoding extracellular solute-binding protein gives rise to the protein MKRRTIIILGVAGAVLVVLVGAYFWLTRTLPVLTVATWSGPYSRAQANAMFRTFGEAKSYDVRIALYDGGLRELQQMIGSGRYEWDVMDFELPDAIAACRQGLLEHIDAASLLPGADGTPAAKDFVKNAIGPCWVGSVVYSQVIAYSPRRYGQAHPQTAADFFDLKRFPGPRALRRGAKFNLELALLADGLKPADVYDALLTPVGIDRALTKLSTLKGSLVWWSNSADAIAMLNDGRAAFATVLDGDVYDAAQHHRAVSVIWDDQLYELDVFGVPKGNPHKDVAMEFVRFATAPQALAGVASWVPYGPARRSALPLVVRNPELGTDMTPYLPTAPAHFATAFAVDDEWWQLHGADIDPRWEVWMASQ